A window from Mycoplasma phocoeninasale encodes these proteins:
- a CDS encoding variable surface lipoprotein, whose translation MKKSTKLMISLGSIASVISLPLIAASCGGTKKEDPKPNNPELKEVQDSLNNVTVSVTDKNKLPNAVQVADVTIGGKVDGFTYVVEGLTPNNTTGELTIRVKSSKGQVSATRDLKISGFTRENSQNGDNQGDNGQKPSPTPETEQEKLAKKITFGYNGTINETVTDFDNTKITLGKNDGFNIDRSKTVLRKNTGLSNSIFPTRQTFAIAKLTLTKENKIFDFYVKFQTKQNNPVGIQVLKTEFDDGEDIKISVPANENEFKSQAEFVYNGNLRNKFDETKLRLVENFGFAYKILEKETGTFSTGDKYLVLKIRISKTEINEFDVYVRFTKEKGDFVDKLVFDNLKRATVKAEIENKIKYEGTLVVKDFSLDKVKGEQLPAGTTIEAKEVQKNDSKAIVKVLATKNSETFTYYVKFELESAKTKITFTTQNEFDTLAKQQKEATVKAEIENKIKYEGTLVIKDFSLDKVKGEQLPAGTTIEAKEVQKNDSKAIVKVLATKNSETFTYYVKFELESAKTKITFTTQNEFDTLAKQQKEATVKAEIENKIKYEGTLVIKDFSLDKVKGEQLPAGTTIEAKEVQKNDSKAIVKVLATKNSETFTYYVKFELESAKTKITFTTQNEFDTLAKQQKEATVKAEIENKIKYEGTLVIKDFSLDKVKGEQLPAGTTIEAKEVQKNDSKAIVKVLATKNSETFTYYVKFELESAKTKITFTTQNEFDTLAKQQKEATVKAEIENKIKYEGTLVIKDFSLDKVKGEQLPAGTTIEAKEVQKNDSKAIVKVLATKNSETFTYYVKFELESAKTKITFTTQNEFDTLNVKM comes from the coding sequence ATGAAAAAATCTACAAAATTAATGATTTCACTAGGGTCAATCGCGAGTGTGATCAGCTTGCCATTGATCGCTGCATCATGTGGTGGAACCAAAAAAGAGGACCCAAAACCTAATAATCCAGAGCTAAAAGAGGTTCAAGACAGTTTAAATAATGTTACTGTTAGCGTTACCGATAAAAATAAATTACCTAATGCAGTTCAGGTAGCAGATGTTACAATCGGGGGAAAGGTCGACGGTTTTACCTATGTAGTAGAAGGTCTTACACCAAATAACACTACTGGTGAACTTACTATAAGAGTTAAATCAAGTAAGGGACAAGTAAGCGCAACAAGAGACCTAAAAATTAGTGGTTTTACAAGAGAAAATAGTCAAAATGGTGATAATCAAGGAGATAATGGACAAAAACCATCTCCAACTCCTGAAACTGAACAAGAAAAATTGGCAAAAAAAATTACTTTTGGTTACAATGGCACAATAAATGAGACAGTAACTGATTTTGACAATACTAAAATTACTTTAGGCAAAAATGATGGATTTAATATCGACAGAAGTAAAACTGTTCTTAGAAAAAATACAGGATTATCAAATTCAATTTTTCCAACTAGACAAACATTTGCTATTGCGAAATTAACACTAACAAAGGAAAATAAAATATTTGATTTTTATGTAAAATTTCAAACTAAACAAAATAATCCTGTCGGCATCCAAGTTTTAAAAACGGAATTTGATGATGGTGAAGATATTAAAATATCTGTGCCTGCAAATGAAAATGAATTTAAGAGTCAAGCAGAATTTGTATATAATGGAAATTTAAGAAATAAATTTGACGAAACAAAATTAAGACTTGTTGAAAATTTTGGATTTGCATACAAAATATTGGAAAAAGAAACAGGAACTTTCTCAACAGGAGATAAATACTTAGTACTAAAAATTAGAATTTCAAAAACTGAAATTAATGAATTTGATGTATATGTAAGGTTTACTAAGGAAAAAGGTGACTTTGTAGATAAATTAGTATTTGATAATTTAAAAAGAGCTACAGTTAAAGCTGAAATTGAAAATAAAATTAAATACGAAGGTACATTAGTAGTTAAGGATTTTAGCTTAGATAAAGTAAAAGGTGAACAACTTCCAGCAGGAACTACAATCGAAGCTAAAGAAGTACAAAAAAATGATTCTAAAGCGATCGTTAAAGTTTTAGCAACAAAAAATTCTGAAACATTTACCTATTATGTGAAATTTGAATTAGAATCAGCTAAAACTAAAATAACATTCACAACACAAAATGAATTTGATACATTGGCAAAGCAACAAAAGGAAGCTACAGTTAAAGCTGAAATTGAAAATAAAATTAAATACGAAGGTACATTAGTAATTAAGGATTTTAGCTTAGATAAAGTAAAAGGTGAACAACTTCCAGCAGGAACTACAATCGAAGCTAAAGAAGTACAAAAAAATGATTCTAAAGCGATCGTTAAAGTTTTAGCAACAAAAAATTCTGAAACATTTACCTATTATGTGAAATTTGAATTAGAATCAGCTAAAACTAAAATAACATTCACAACACAAAATGAATTTGATACATTGGCAAAGCAACAAAAGGAAGCTACAGTTAAAGCTGAAATTGAAAATAAAATTAAATACGAAGGTACATTAGTAATTAAGGATTTTAGCTTAGATAAAGTAAAAGGTGAACAACTTCCAGCAGGAACTACAATCGAAGCTAAAGAAGTACAAAAAAATGATTCTAAAGCGATCGTTAAAGTTTTAGCAACAAAAAATTCTGAAACATTTACCTATTATGTGAAATTTGAATTAGAATCAGCTAAAACTAAAATAACATTCACAACACAAAATGAATTTGATACATTGGCAAAGCAACAAAAGGAAGCTACAGTTAAAGCTGAAATTGAAAATAAAATTAAATACGAAGGTACATTAGTAATTAAGGATTTTAGCTTAGATAAAGTAAAAGGTGAACAACTTCCAGCAGGAACTACAATCGAAGCTAAAGAAGTACAAAAAAATGATTCTAAAGCGATCGTTAAAGTTTTAGCAACAAAAAATTCTGAAACATTTACCTATTATGTGAAATTTGAATTAGAATCAGCTAAAACTAAAATAACATTCACAACACAAAATGAATTTGATACATTGGCAAAGCAACAAAAGGAAGCTACAGTTAAAGCTGAAATTGAAAATAAAATTAAATACGAAGGTACATTAGTAATTAAGGATTTTAGCTTAGATAAAGTAAAAGGTGAACAACTTCCAGCAGGAACTACAATCGAAGCTAAAGAAGTACAAAAAAATGATTCTAAAGCGATCGTTAAAGTTTTAGCAACAAAAAATTCTGAAACATTTACCTATTATGTGAAATTTGAATTAGAATCAGCTAAAACTAAAATAACATTCACAACACAAAATGAATTTGACACATTAAATGTGAAAATGTAA
- a CDS encoding lipoprotein 17-related variable surface protein, translating into MWWNQKEGSKPNNPSQKDVQDSLNNVTVTVVDKNKLASAVKIADVTINGKANGFTYVIESIIPNDTAGELAIKVKSSKGDISATKDLKIEGFTKKLPRHLRMKNKN; encoded by the coding sequence ATGTGGTGGAACCAAAAAGAGGGCTCAAAACCTAATAATCCTAGTCAAAAAGATGTTCAAGATAGTTTAAATAACGTTACTGTTACTGTTGTTGATAAAAACAAATTAGCTAGTGCAGTTAAAATAGCTGATGTTACAATTAATGGAAAAGCAAATGGATTTACTTATGTGATAGAAAGCATTATTCCAAATGATACAGCTGGTGAACTTGCTATTAAAGTTAAATCAAGCAAGGGTGACATAAGTGCTACAAAAGATCTAAAAATCGAAGGATTCACAAAAAAATTACCCCGGCACCTGAGGATGAAGAACAAAAATTAA
- a CDS encoding lipoprotein 17-related variable surface protein yields the protein MILINNSVKILIKSLSPGSIASVISLPLIAASCGGTKKEDPKPNNPSQKDVQDSLNNVTVTVVDKNKLASAVKVADVTVNGKANGFTYVIESIIPNDTAGELAVKVKSSKGDISATKDLKIEGFTKKITPAPEDEEQKLRREVSFTYNGTITESSTPQNFKDNIRLSGNSTFVIDPGGTIIVKIKTEASSVPPTVKKYALIKLTLKKESKSLDFYVKFALNTANVMGIKTDKEEFDLIKNQEQQLMPEPIPNPTPDDGNSNAKIIAKSEIEKLNKLFSKLELKNPNSEKMFKVELKKIEDSKKSQFENYLKNVSELKKNISSSDYENKLASLLNMQNINNEKYSDEKQNLINKFFNIKNTEIITNEDIVKLNNSNTLENTQKIILEISSKFSKEIDKELISLLNDSKKIIDFANEINDNKISDDMISKSIEALKILYKQMNFGFGSYSNYSDLVKSKIKDLLNDENKKREFIKNTQKQLKIREDIYKRVIVLLNNNEKLSFTNPLESILELKWILEFSKLPVAGYVILRNQNLIEKIKIFLLQQTNSNDLNTQKIAKEINDFVKKSSILLKELKLEQTKQKLLSYGFNKNSDIDSWISKIEQNQFNKFLNFAKEIKIEIQKPEQNKLKIINLIKSFLNLEIKSIDII from the coding sequence ATAATTTTAATAAATAATTCAGTAAAAATACTAATAAAATCACTTTCTCCAGGGTCAATCGCGAGTGTGATCAGCTTGCCATTGATCGCTGCATCATGTGGTGGAACCAAAAAAGAGGACCCAAAACCTAATAATCCTAGTCAAAAAGATGTTCAGGATAGTTTAAATAACGTTACTGTTACTGTTGTTGATAAAAACAAATTAGCTAGTGCAGTTAAAGTAGCTGATGTTACAGTTAATGGAAAAGCAAATGGCTTTACTTATGTGATAGAAAGCATTATTCCAAATGATACAGCTGGTGAGCTTGCTGTTAAAGTTAAATCAAGCAAGGGTGACATAAGTGCTACAAAAGATCTAAAAATCGAAGGATTCACAAAAAAAATTACCCCTGCACCTGAGGATGAAGAACAAAAATTAAGAAGAGAAGTTTCATTTACATACAATGGAACAATTACTGAAAGTTCAACCCCACAAAATTTTAAGGATAATATTAGATTATCTGGAAATAGTACTTTTGTAATTGACCCTGGAGGTACAATAATTGTTAAAATAAAAACAGAAGCATCTAGCGTGCCTCCAACAGTCAAAAAATATGCTTTAATAAAATTAACTTTAAAAAAGGAAAGTAAATCACTTGATTTCTATGTAAAATTTGCTTTGAATACTGCAAATGTAATGGGAATTAAAACTGACAAAGAAGAGTTTGATTTAATCAAAAATCAAGAACAACAATTAATGCCAGAACCAATTCCGAATCCAACACCGGATGATGGAAATTCAAATGCCAAAATAATTGCCAAGAGCGAGATTGAAAAATTAAATAAATTATTCTCAAAATTAGAATTAAAAAATCCAAATTCTGAAAAAATGTTTAAAGTAGAATTAAAAAAAATAGAGGATTCAAAAAAATCTCAGTTTGAAAATTATTTGAAAAATGTATCTGAATTAAAAAAGAATATATCAAGTTCTGATTATGAAAATAAATTAGCTTCCTTATTAAATATGCAAAATATAAATAATGAAAAATATTCTGATGAAAAACAAAATTTAATAAATAAATTTTTCAACATTAAAAATACTGAAATTATAACTAATGAAGACATTGTTAAATTAAATAATTCAAACACACTGGAAAATACCCAAAAAATAATTTTAGAAATTTCTAGTAAGTTTAGTAAAGAAATAGATAAAGAGTTAATCTCCTTATTAAATGATTCTAAAAAAATAATAGATTTTGCTAATGAAATTAATGACAATAAAATTTCAGATGATATGATTAGCAAATCTATAGAAGCCTTAAAAATATTGTATAAACAAATGAATTTTGGATTTGGTAGCTATTCTAATTATAGCGATTTAGTTAAGTCAAAAATTAAAGACCTTTTGAATGATGAAAATAAGAAAAGGGAATTTATAAAAAATACTCAAAAACAACTAAAAATTCGAGAAGATATTTATAAAAGAGTTATCGTGTTACTTAATAATAATGAAAAATTATCATTTACAAACCCCTTAGAATCAATATTAGAATTAAAATGAATTTTGGAATTTAGCAAATTACCTGTTGCGGGATATGTTATTCTTAGAAATCAAAACTTAATTGAAAAAATAAAAATATTTTTATTACAACAAACAAACTCAAATGATTTAAATACTCAGAAAATAGCAAAGGAAATAAATGATTTTGTAAAAAAATCTTCAATCTTATTAAAAGAATTAAAATTAGAACAAACAAAACAAAAATTGCTATCTTATGGTTTTAATAAAAATTCTGACATTGATTCTTGGATATCTAAAATTGAACAAAATCAATTTAATAAATTTTTAAATTTCGCAAAAGAAATTAAAATAGAAATTCAAAAACCAGAACAAAATAAATTAAAAATAATTAATTTAATTAAAAGCTTTTTAAATTTAGAAATTAAAAGTATAGATATTATTTAA
- a CDS encoding BspA family leucine-rich repeat surface protein gives MKNKLKLFSIIPVISIISLPVTLISSKINNKNESKNLFDISIINNLEFNYENSKVPATYDGTICTKIGYFKNENGQYQIEKFDKNVTAVPNDLPIQITSLKDAFKDCENFNQDLSSWNVERVADMSSMFENAKKFNQNLLNWNVENVKEYKNFYKGSALSNNLQNIPQKFLRSLKYLIPNLEFEKTEKITNLVAQRNEIIKIISVNNNEPKINWGTLAFNILSLRDEYIEIMVSDYSAAYYDDIVKIKLNFKKNLAKEIVIDNLAKVNSITEDEVKRVISEANVGKNIQWDQLKIAIDNDQIVISVLDSSEDYLKNGTITFRVVKKLDLASVIKIDHLTVVAENSIEEITKLIKAKYPQIDLDQLDFTMLSAENIFVIKAKENSADYLAEVRIKLNFKKNLAEEIAIDNLAKVNSITEDEVKRVISEANVGKNIQWDQLKIAIDNDQIVISVLDSSADYLKNDTITFKVVKKLDLASVIKIDHLTVVDENSIEEITKLIGEKYPQIDLDQLDFTMLSAENIFVIKAKENSADYLGEVQIKLNFKKNLAEEIVIDNLAKVNTISEEEIKRVVNEANSGKEIKWDQLKITITGNNITIKVVDGSADYSNTTHLSFNVAVKIDLTKEIKVNSLGKVNAISEEEIKRVLNEANAGKEIKWDQLKITITGNNITIKVVDGSADYSNISDLSFEISAKQNLNTIIKINETLKVEELTISQVQKLIKAKYPQIDLDQLDFTMLSAENIFVIKAKENSADYLGEVKITLSKKQNIQDLIADKKINFELGEFVDKDICDDCLTPIIKNILKSINLENLNFKIKVDKSNQRILVNFDSNSNCFGELMFHYQLTKVHDKTKNIVIILITIFLVIAIAIAALIAIIVKRKRKLRNKQTIDK, from the coding sequence ATGAAAAATAAATTAAAATTATTTAGTATTATCCCAGTTATTTCTATCATAAGTTTACCAGTTACTCTTATTTCAAGTAAAATTAATAATAAAAATGAGTCCAAAAATTTATTTGACATTTCCATAATAAACAATTTGGAATTTAATTACGAAAATTCAAAAGTGCCGGCTACATATGATGGAACAATATGCACTAAAATTGGATATTTTAAAAACGAAAATGGTCAGTATCAAATTGAAAAATTTGATAAAAATGTGACTGCAGTTCCCAATGATTTACCAATTCAAATAACATCACTTAAAGACGCATTCAAGGATTGTGAAAATTTTAATCAGGATCTTTCTAGTTGAAATGTTGAAAGAGTCGCGGATATGTCGTCAATGTTTGAAAATGCGAAAAAATTTAATCAAAATTTATTGAATTGAAATGTTGAGAATGTCAAAGAATACAAAAACTTTTATAAAGGATCTGCACTTAGTAACAATTTACAAAACATTCCACAAAAATTTCTGAGAAGTCTTAAATATTTAATTCCAAATCTTGAATTTGAAAAAACTGAAAAAATTACCAACCTTGTTGCGCAAAGAAATGAAATTATTAAAATAATTAGCGTCAATAATAATGAACCTAAAATTAATTGAGGAACATTAGCTTTTAATATTCTTTCACTAAGAGATGAATATATAGAAATAATGGTTTCCGATTATTCTGCTGCATATTATGATGATATAGTTAAAATTAAACTTAACTTCAAAAAAAATTTAGCAAAAGAGATTGTAATTGATAATTTAGCAAAAGTTAATAGCATAACTGAAGATGAAGTTAAAAGAGTTATCAGTGAAGCTAATGTTGGTAAAAATATTCAATGAGATCAACTAAAAATTGCTATTGACAACGACCAAATAGTAATTTCTGTTTTAGATAGTAGTGAAGATTATTTAAAAAATGGCACTATTACTTTTAGGGTTGTAAAAAAATTAGACCTTGCTAGTGTTATTAAAATTGATCATCTGACAGTAGTTGCTGAAAATTCAATTGAGGAAATTACTAAATTAATAAAAGCGAAATATCCACAAATTGATCTTGATCAACTAGATTTTACAATGTTAAGCGCAGAAAATATCTTTGTAATTAAAGCAAAAGAAAATAGTGCTGATTATCTAGCTGAAGTTCGAATTAAACTTAATTTCAAAAAAAATTTAGCAGAGGAAATTGCAATTGATAATTTAGCAAAAGTTAATAGCATTACTGAAGACGAAGTTAAAAGAGTTATCAGTGAAGCTAATGTTGGTAAAAATATTCAATGAGATCAACTAAAAATTGCTATTGACAACGACCAAATAGTAATTTCTGTTTTAGACAGTAGTGCTGATTATTTAAAAAATGATACTATTACTTTTAAGGTTGTAAAAAAATTAGATCTTGCTAGTGTCATTAAAATTGATCATCTGACAGTGGTTGATGAAAATTCAATTGAGGAAATTACTAAATTAATTGGAGAGAAATATCCACAAATTGATCTTGATCAACTAGATTTTACAATGTTAAGCGCAGAAAATATCTTTGTAATTAAAGCAAAAGAAAATAGTGCTGATTATCTAGGTGAAGTTCAAATTAAACTTAATTTCAAAAAAAATTTAGCAGAGGAAATTGTAATTGATAATTTAGCAAAAGTTAATACCATCAGCGAAGAAGAAATCAAACGGGTTGTAAATGAAGCAAATTCCGGTAAAGAAATTAAATGAGACCAACTAAAAATTACCATCACTGGCAATAATATCACTATTAAAGTAGTTGATGGCAGTGCTGATTATTCAAATACTACTCATCTTAGCTTTAATGTTGCTGTTAAAATTGATTTAACAAAAGAAATCAAAGTTAATAGCCTAGGTAAAGTTAATGCTATCAGCGAAGAAGAAATCAAACGTGTTTTAAATGAAGCAAATGCTGGTAAAGAAATTAAATGAGATCAACTAAAAATTACCATCACTGGCAATAATATCACTATTAAAGTAGTTGATGGCAGTGCTGATTATTCAAATATTAGCGATTTGAGCTTTGAAATTTCAGCTAAGCAAAATCTTAACACAATCATTAAAATTAATGAGACACTAAAAGTTGAAGAGTTAACCATTAGTCAAGTTCAAAAACTAATAAAAGCGAAATATCCACAAATTGATCTTGATCAACTAGATTTTACAATGTTAAGCGCAGAAAATATCTTTGTAATTAAAGCAAAAGAAAATAGTGCTGATTATCTAGGTGAAGTTAAAATTACATTATCTAAAAAACAAAATATTCAAGATTTAATTGCCGATAAAAAAATTAATTTTGAATTGGGTGAATTTGTAGATAAAGATATTTGTGATGATTGCTTAACTCCAATAATTAAAAATATTTTAAAATCTATTAATTTAGAGAATTTGAATTTCAAAATTAAAGTTGATAAATCAAATCAGAGAATTTTAGTTAATTTTGATTCAAATAGCAATTGTTTTGGTGAGTTAATGTTTCATTATCAATTAACCAAAGTTCATGATAAAACAAAAAATATTGTTATTATCCTAATCACTATTTTTCTAGTGATTGCTATTGCTATTGCTGCTTTAATTGCTATTATTGTAAAAAGAAAGAGAAAATTAAGAAATAAACAAACCATTGATAAATAA
- a CDS encoding aldehyde dehydrogenase family protein, which yields MQEIYLKQKQLSESSYIDIESRIEMLKKLKAIIKANEEAIFWALKKDLNKHKNETYLSELAITYQELNLAIKKTKSWAKAKRVKSPFYLIGSKSQTIFRPRGHVLIISPWNYPVYLTLSPLISAISAGNRIMIKSSEHSQNTSDLLIKLINNNFDSSLIYCSDTSLDSAKWLLEQKFDMIFFTGSTSVGKIVYEKAAKHLTPVVLELGGKCPVIVDELKDLRVMVDNIFNAKILNLGQTCIAPDFLLVKESQVNDIMTLFNQKMSEFKSHLEIAKIINDANVNRLNDISNYSFNEHKLTFMKADFSQKIMNEEIFGPILPIVIYKSEEDLKNILIKMESPLAIYVFSDNKIFINNIFKYAKSGSFVVNDSIGFIANYNLPFGGIGSSGIGRSHGYAGFKSFSYEQSYFKRNFLHNLKLQSHPYTEKKLNLIKKFIK from the coding sequence ATGCAAGAAATATATTTAAAACAAAAACAGTTAAGTGAAAGCTCTTATATCGATATTGAAAGTCGCATTGAAATGCTTAAAAAACTAAAGGCTATTATTAAAGCAAATGAAGAAGCGATTTTCTGAGCCTTAAAGAAAGATTTAAATAAGCATAAAAATGAAACTTATTTAAGTGAGCTAGCAATTACTTATCAAGAGCTTAATTTAGCGATTAAAAAAACCAAAAGTTGAGCAAAGGCCAAACGTGTTAAGAGTCCTTTTTATTTAATTGGCTCAAAATCACAAACTATTTTTCGACCACGCGGACATGTTTTGATTATTAGCCCCTGAAACTATCCCGTTTATTTAACACTAAGTCCCTTAATTTCGGCAATTAGTGCTGGTAACCGCATTATGATTAAAAGCTCAGAGCATAGCCAAAATACAAGTGATTTATTAATTAAACTAATTAACAATAACTTTGATTCATCGTTAATTTACTGCTCTGATACATCGCTTGATAGTGCTAAATGACTGCTTGAACAAAAATTTGACATGATTTTCTTTACCGGGAGCACAAGTGTCGGCAAAATTGTTTATGAAAAAGCAGCTAAACATTTAACACCGGTAGTGCTAGAACTTGGTGGTAAATGTCCGGTTATTGTTGATGAACTTAAAGATCTGAGAGTAATGGTAGATAATATCTTTAATGCTAAAATTCTAAATTTAGGACAGACATGTATTGCCCCTGATTTTCTATTAGTTAAAGAGAGTCAAGTTAATGATATCATGACACTCTTTAACCAAAAGATGTCTGAGTTTAAAAGTCATTTAGAGATTGCTAAAATTATTAATGATGCCAACGTAAATAGACTTAATGATATTAGCAATTATAGCTTTAATGAACATAAACTAACCTTTATGAAAGCGGATTTTAGCCAAAAAATTATGAATGAGGAAATTTTTGGTCCAATTCTACCAATTGTTATCTACAAGAGTGAAGAGGACCTAAAAAATATATTAATAAAAATGGAAAGCCCGCTAGCAATTTATGTTTTCTCTGATAATAAAATTTTCATAAATAATATTTTTAAGTATGCGAAAAGTGGTTCTTTTGTTGTCAACGATAGTATTGGTTTTATTGCCAATTACAATCTACCATTTGGTGGTATTGGGAGTTCTGGAATCGGCCGCAGCCATGGATATGCCGGCTTCAAATCGTTTAGTTATGAACAAAGTTATTTTAAAAGAAACTTTTTACATAACCTAAAATTACAATCGCATCCGTATACTGAAAAGAAACTAAATCTAATAAAAAAATTTATTAAGTAA